In the genome of Raphanus sativus cultivar WK10039 chromosome 9, ASM80110v3, whole genome shotgun sequence, the window aaaaaatatatccgctctttgaaagggcgggtcagtATCTAGTAACATGATTACAATTGGGTTCGGTGGGGCCTGTCTGGGAACAAAGAAGGTTGAGAAGAAACCCGACTTTCGCGGGTGTATACATTGAACTTAAAGAGTTTTTATCCTCTACATTAACCCCCACCATAAGCCTCCGTCATCTTCCCCATAAGAACTTTCACAGTTTCCCcccttctctctctcatatctcaaaaaaagtttgaatctttctgTAAACCCTCTTCTCCTTTTTGCCCTATTCTTCTAGGGTTCTTCTCCGTTTCATGAATCTCAGCCTTCTTATTCCTCAATTCAACACCGTCTCTACTCTGTTTatcgtcttcttcgtcttctttcAAACGGTCTTCCAATCATGTCTGGAATCTTCAGCTTTAGTGGTATGCTCTTGAATCCTCTCAGTTAAACTTCTGGTTAGGCTCTAGGGTTTGATCTAGTTAGTCTCTCTCTGGATGTGCTCTGTTTCGCGGATGTGCTCTGTTTTGTGAATATGCTCTGTTTCTGGTTTGAGATTCTGATAGAAAAGTATTGGTTTTTATAGGTGATGAAGATTTTTTCAGTGGAGGAACGATGCATCTATCACCAGGGAGCTGCCCTGGTGTGTACCTCCCACCGCGCAAGAGACAACGCGTCGCTGCACCCTCTCTTTACAGCGGGTTTGAGCAAAAGCAAACTTCTATCGAAGTATTACCTGATGAGTGCTTATTCGAGATCCTTAGACGTTTGCCTTACGGCAAAGAAAGAAGCGCATGCGCTTGTGTCTCCAAGCATTGGCTTAACCTTCTGAGTAGTATCACTAGCGATGAGTCTGTTCAAGAAGTGGAGAGTGAAGGGTTTTTGTCAAGGAGTTTGGAAGGTAATAAAGCCACGGATCTGAGGTTAGCAGCTATCTCTGTTGGAACATCATCGCGTGGAGGTTTGGGAAAGCTTCAAATCCGTGGGAGTGGTTTCGAGAGTAAAGTGACAGACGCTGGTCTTGGATCGATTGCACACGGTTGTCCATCTCTCAAGGTTCTGTCTCTTTGGAATCTGCCTGCGGTTAGTGATAAAGGTCTGTCTGAGATCGCACGGTCATGTCCTCTGATCGAAAAGCTTGATCTCTCGCGGTGTCCTGGAGTAACCGACAAGGGTTTGGTTGCAGTCTCCGAGAGCTGCAAGAATCTAAGCGATCTGACGATTGACTCCTGCTCTGGTGTTGGCAACGAGGGTCTAAGAGCTGTTGCGAGACGCTGTACTAATCTGAGATCTATCTCTTTAAGGAGCTGCCCTCGCATTGGAGATCAAGGAGTTGCTTTCCTCTTGGCACAAGCTGGTTCTTACTTGACGAAAGTGAAGCTCCAGATGCTGAACGTTACCGGTCTGTCTCTTGCTGTTCTTGGACACTACGGAGCAGGGGTTACTGATCTTGTGCTTCATGGGCTTCAAGGAGTGAACGAGAAAGGCTTCTGGGTCATGGGGAATGCAAAAGGGATGAAGAAGCTGAAGTCTTTCTCGGTAACGTCGTGTAGAGGGATGACTGATGCTGGGCTTGAAGCTGTTGGAAGTGGTTGTACCGATCTGAAACATGTCTCTCTGAGCAAATGCTTGCTTGTTTCCGGCAAAGGGCTTGTCTCTTTGGCGAAATCTGCGTTGTTGCTGGAGAGTTTGAAGCTTGAGGAGTGCCACAGGATCAACGGCTTCGGTTCTTTAGGTTTCCTCATGAACTGCGGCTCGAAGTTGAAGGCTTTCTCTTTGGTTAACTGTCTTGGCATCTCAGAATCACATCTTACATCAACCAGTTGCTGCAGCTCCAGCTCCTTACGGTCTTTATCGGTCCGTTGCTGCCCTGGCTTTGGAGATGCAAGTCTCTCTTTCTTAGGGAAGTTCTGCCATCAGCTTCAGGACGTTGAGCTTTGTGGATTGAATGGAGTGACTGACGCTGGTGTCCTCTCTTTGCTTCAGAGCAATAACGTTGGTCTAGTGAAGGTGAACTTAAGCGGATGTGTCAATGTCACAGACAACACAGTCTCTGCATTATCCTTCCGCCACGGACGCACGTTGGAGTCTCTCAACCTCGATGGGTGCAAGAACATCACTGACGCAAGCGTTGTCACAGTAGCCAAGAACTGCTACTCGGTGAATGACCTAGACGTGTCAAACACTTTGGTATCAGATCATGGGATCAAGGCTTTGGCATCTTCTCCCAACCACTTGAATCTTCAGGTTCTTTCTGTCGGTGGATGCTCAGGGATCACGGATAAAAGCAAGGCGTGTATACAGAAACTCGGCCGCACGCTTTTGGGGTTGAACATCCAAAGGTGTGGTAAGATCAGCAGCAGCACTGTGGATACTCTTCTGGAACAGTTATGGAGGTGTGATATACTTTACTAGATACCTTTCTGCAAGTAGTTTTCTAGGGTTCTGGTCGCTAAACCCCCATAGATTTCACCTAGAACTTAGTTTCTTTTCCCAGGACGCAGCagctgttttttttctcttgcaaATTTTTTGGCAGGTTCTTGAGCCTGTTTCCACAGCTGTTGTGTTCATGGGAATCTTGTTACTGAGTTCCGGTAATCTAGTTAGGGTTTAAGCTTtggagttgttgttgttgttgttgttgttgtatatCTGTGTTCTTTGTGGGAGTCATTGTTCACTGGTTTAGGTGTGTGATAGTGCCTTTATCTTTCCCTATGTAGAGCTTTTGGCAATGGCGGTGTATCTTCTTAGTCGCCATTACATCTCTTaggagttgtttttttttgtgttctgcCAAAAGCTCTGTTTTTCCacgtttgtttttgttttaaggCACTATCTGTACTACTTGATCATTGTATAAGCTTTCACTGAACATGCTATCCTTTGTAATAACATGATCTTCAGATCATTTTATTGTGATTACAAAACTGGAATGTGTGCTGCGACCgaaaaaacttatatatatatatcatttcatCAAGAACACAGTTTAGTAAAGTTATTTTGTTTGCAAATTGCAAGACCGGACACATGGTTCTTGAACATTACCTGAAACAATTATATAACGTCTTTTTTATGTACTGAATCCCACTCCTGCCTTGACCTATCATGAAAATGAGATGGAAGATTGGCTATAAACCTCATCACCTTCCTGCAGACCATAAATTTTGAATGCACTCAGTATTAGTGACTAACTTCTGACCACGAAAACATAAGCAGAAATGCCCCCGGCACACGTTTGACCTTCACCATTAAACACAcacatgttttgaaaatttggaTTAACCATAATGGGAGAGAAGTATGTGAAGAAAGTTTATTAAAGTACCATGAGATCTTGGGGACGTGTCTCTATGGCAAGCTTGAGATCTCCAAGGGTTGCTGAGCTATTTATGCAAACGTCTTCACATAGTAAATAAACTAAGAATCGAAGCTAACCAAAGGAGTAGTGATAAAGTGATGACCTATAAACGAAAAGTAAAGATAGTCTGATGATGGTGCACTTTTTACTGACGGAAGAGCCATAATGTAGTTTGAGAACGGAGAGTCTAATGGGCTCGGTGGGAAGTTTATCGTAAGAAAAAGTCCAGCTTCTAATATATATACTCCATTTCAGAAGCTTTGCATCTCCTGATAAAGTAAGCGTTtggactgaaaaaaaaaagcttttggACTGATAGCAAAACCCTTGTTCGAACctctttttaaaatgataaagaagaagaaaatgatagCGAAATAACCAAATATAAGCTACTTTGTTAAACTCTGCTCATTTATAAACGAGAAAATCCTTATTTCTTTGATACACACCCTTAATGTGGAGTCGGTGAAGAAAGATAATAAGACCGATCCACTCGAGGTCAAGAATGAAGACAGTGCAAAAGACAGCTCCGCATGAACAAGCAGCCTTGTCTGGACGCACCGCAACCAACGTCTCTCGCTCGGTAAGATTCTACGGTCGCAGATGGAACGCCTTTCACACAACTAGGGATGTCAACTGGACACTCTGTCCATGGACGTCCATGTCCAAATTAATATAGACATGTTCAAATCCGTCTAAATATTTGTTGTCCAACTGGACAACGCCCAAATACGCCCAAAGACCAATAGACAAGACCAGATGGATATGGACCGCCCAAATCATTAAAATGTCTAGGGTTTTTAATTGGGAAAaagtcatttttttttatttggccGTCACTCTTATCTCTCGATCTCGAGCTCTCCATCTTTCTGACGAAAATCCATCTCCGACGAGCTCTTTATCTTCTCCGGTgagctctctctctttttttgacgcgagctctctctcttctccgacgagctctctctcttctccgacgCGAACTTTCCATCTTTTTGACGAAAACCCATCTCCGTCGAGTGCTTTCTCTCTTCTCCgacgagctctctctctcttctccgacaagctctctctcttttctccgACGAGCTCTTTCTCTTCTCATCAGAAATCCAtctcgagctctctctctcttttcattGGAAATCCAtctcgagctctctctctctttaaggTATATTGAAGTTTCAAGCTTTTCGAATTGTCTCTATTGTTTACAGGATGTTTCGATATCAAGTGGACGAACTAGACTTCATCGACAGTCCAACTGGACATGACCCTATTTGGACATGGTCCTATTTGGACATCAAGACCAAAAACGCCCAAAAAAAAGTCCATCTGGACACGTCCACTTCTGTCTGGACAGCCCAATTACATCCCTACACACAACTTCGTCTCAACCAAATgattgatagttttttttttctttttatgattAATAGTTTGTAATATATAGTGTGGTATAAAGgtttagattatatatattgttgctCTATTGATTAGAAATGTTGCAATAACTCACCAGACATTTAGTAATAACACCAAATAAATGCCATCCATTATATCCAGACGTTAAGGTACTACTACACTTAATTATG includes:
- the LOC130499497 gene encoding EIN3-binding F-box protein 2, whose translation is MSGIFSFSGDEDFFSGGTMHLSPGSCPGVYLPPRKRQRVAAPSLYSGFEQKQTSIEVLPDECLFEILRRLPYGKERSACACVSKHWLNLLSSITSDESVQEVESEGFLSRSLEGNKATDLRLAAISVGTSSRGGLGKLQIRGSGFESKVTDAGLGSIAHGCPSLKVLSLWNLPAVSDKGLSEIARSCPLIEKLDLSRCPGVTDKGLVAVSESCKNLSDLTIDSCSGVGNEGLRAVARRCTNLRSISLRSCPRIGDQGVAFLLAQAGSYLTKVKLQMLNVTGLSLAVLGHYGAGVTDLVLHGLQGVNEKGFWVMGNAKGMKKLKSFSVTSCRGMTDAGLEAVGSGCTDLKHVSLSKCLLVSGKGLVSLAKSALLLESLKLEECHRINGFGSLGFLMNCGSKLKAFSLVNCLGISESHLTSTSCCSSSSLRSLSVRCCPGFGDASLSFLGKFCHQLQDVELCGLNGVTDAGVLSLLQSNNVGLVKVNLSGCVNVTDNTVSALSFRHGRTLESLNLDGCKNITDASVVTVAKNCYSVNDLDVSNTLVSDHGIKALASSPNHLNLQVLSVGGCSGITDKSKACIQKLGRTLLGLNIQRCGKISSSTVDTLLEQLWRCDILY